The stretch of DNA GGCAGAGTATGACTCCGCCTACAGAGACACTCACCAAGCCGTAATCTACCCCGTTAGTAATGGTGTGTCTCCGGGGCTCCCCCCGGCCCCGCTGGTGCTTGCACTGGTCCGTCAGTCCCTCCCTGGAGGCCTCGCTGCGGGACCGGCACATTCCTTTCGCCTCCCCACCTGTAACAGGGAGAAATGGGAAGAGAAGGGGTTAATAATATTTACAGATACTTAGCGCAATGCGGTCAAACCAGCCCTAATATTAATAACACCCATGTGACCCACAGAGGCTCATGTGAGTGAACAGGAATTCAGGACATGCCCAGATCCTGTGAGAAAGGAGACATTTGTTTATACAGGGGTATTGTGTTTGGGGGAAGATGGAGCCGGTCCAATCAACCGTAACGGCTGGACTAAAGGCCCCCATCCCCAGACCCTCCTCTGCCCCCCCTGGgcaagtgaatccaatctccccccagtacttacccacatacagagctctgattctctgtacttcctgctcctgggctgctctctttcccatggtcaggcaggaacctccccctgggtaagtgaatccaatctccccccagtacttacccaggtacagagctctgattctctgtacttcctgctcctgggctgctctctttcccatggtcaggcaggaacccccccctgggtaagtgaatccaatctccccccagtacttacccaggtacagagctctgattctctgtacttcctgctcctgggctgctctctttcccatggtcaggcaggaacctccccctgggtaagtgaatccaatctccccccagtacttacccaggtacagagctctgattctctgtacttcctgctcctgggctgctctctttcccatggtcaggcaggaacctccccctgggtaagtgaatccaatctccccccagtacttacccaggtacagagctctgattctctgtacttcctgctcctgggctgctctctttcccatggtcaggcaggaacccccccctgggtaagtgaatccaatctccccccagtacttacccaggtacagagctctgattctctgtacttcctgctcctgggctgctctctttcccatggtcagacaggaaccccccctgggtaagtgaatccaatctccccccagtacttacccaggtacagagctctgattctctgtacttcctgctcctgggctgctctctttcccatggtcagacaggaaccccccccccccctgggtaagtgaatccaatctccccccagtacttacccaggtacagagctctgattctctgtacttcctgctcctgggctgctctctttcccatggtcaggcaggaacctccccctgggtaagtgaatccaatctccccccagtacttacccaggtacagagctctgattctctgtacttcctgctcctgggctgctctctttcccatggtcaggcaggaacctccccctgggtaagtgaatccaatctccccccagtacttacccaggtacagagctctgattctctgtacttcctgctcctgggctgctctctttcccatggtcaagaAGGACCAGAGCAGGGTGTATGAGCCCCCCAGTAATGCTGTATATTATTATGGGCTGCCAATAACCCAGAGTTCCCAGTGAGACTCGGCCCCGCCCCTCCCCAGATTCTGCCCCAGGTGGATCTTTGCACAATCGGCCACTTCCCAAGGTAAATATTTGCCCTCACACAATAACTGAATGGAGGGGGAGAGACACAATGAATGGAAAGAATGAAACCTTATGACAATAagatgaactacaattcccagcatcccctgaagCTCATTTGCCCAATGGCagctgggaggccagttagtttACCCATAAGATGCCAGGGTTATGGTATAGGTTAGGGCTGGGGGCATTTCTCCCCACTTGCTAATCagactgccccactcacagggcACTTAGGGCAGGGGGGTGCCAGGCATTCCTGGGAGGCGTCAGATTGGTCAGATAATCCCGGGTTTCCGGCTTTAGGGAACGATGAGGCTGAATGACAGATGGCAGTGCCCATTAGTGACCTGGCTCAGATCAGGGCTGCCAGCTGTACCCGTATATCTGTGCCAGCCCGGGGGCTATTATGGCTCTGTCCTGGCAACGAGAGGAAGGAGCAGATGCCACAGGCTTtatgccaaccccccccccccccccacgggcaCCCTGGGTATAGATCCTGCCCCTATGGCAACCCAGGGGCAGCTACAGCCCCGGCCCAGGCAACCCAGGGGCAGTTACAGCCCCGacccaggcaccccaggggcaACTACAGCCCCGGCCCAGGCAACCCAGGGGCAGCTACAGCCCAGGCCCAGGCAACCCAGGGGCAGTTACAGCCCCGGCCCAGGCAACCCAAGGGCAGTTACAGCCCCGGCCCAGGCAACCCAAGGGCAGTTACAGCCCAGGCCCAGGCAACCCAGAGGCAGTTAAAGCCCCGACCCAGGCAACCCAGGGGCAGCTACAGCCCAGGCCCAGGCAACCCAGGGGCAGTTACAGCCCCGGCCCAGGCAACCCAAGGGCAGTTACAGCCCAGGCCCAGGCAACCCAGAGGCAGTTAAAGCCCCGACCCAGGCAACCCAAGGGCAGTTACAGCCCCGGCCCAGGCAACCCAGGGGCAACTACAGCCCAGGCCCAGGCAACCCAGGGGCAACTACAGCCTGACCCAGGCAACCCAGGGGCAGCTACAGCCCCGGCCCAGGCAACCCAGGGGCAGTTACAGCCCAGGCCCAGGCAACCCAGGGGCAACTACAGCCCCGGCCCAGGCAACCCAGGGGCAACTACAGCCCCGGCCCAGGCAACCCAGGGGCAGCTACAGCCAaggcccaggcaccccaggggcagctacagccaaggcccaggcaccccaggggcaGCTACAGCCAAGGCCCAGGCACCCCGGGGGCAACTACAGCCCcggcccaggcaccccaggggcagctacagccaaggcccaggcaccccaggggcaGCTACAGCCAAGGCCCAGGCAACCCAGGGGCAACTACAGCCCcggcccaggcaccccaggggcaactacagccccggcccaggcaccccaggggcagctacagccccggcccaggcaccccaggggcagctacagccccggcccaggcaccccaggggcagctacagccccggcccaggcaccccaggggcaGCTACAGCCCCGGCCCAGACACCCCAGGGGCAGCTACAGCCCAGGCCCAGGCAACCCAGGGGCAACTACAGCCCCGGCCCAGGCAACCCAGGGGCAGCTACAGCCCCGGCCCAGGCAACCCAGGGGCAGTTACAGCCCCGGCCCAGGCAACCCAGGGGCAGTTACAGCCCCGGCCCAGGCAACCCAGGGGCAACTACAGCCCcggcccaggcaccccaggggcagctacagccccgacccaggcaccccaggggcagctacagccccggcccaggcaccccaggggcagctacagcccaggcccaggcaccccaggggcaactacagccccggcccaggcaccccaggggcaactacagccccggcccaggcaccccaggggcagttacagccccgacccaggcaccccaggggcagctacagccccggcccaggcaccccaggggcagctacagcccaggcccaggcaccccaggggcaactacagccccggcccaggcaccccaggggcagttacagccccgacccaggcaccccaggggcagctacagccccggcccaggcaccccaggggcagctacagcccaggcccaggcaccccaggggcagctacagcccaggcccaggcaccccaggggcagttacagccccgacccaggcaccccaggggcagctacagccccggcccaggcaccccaggggcagttacagcccaggcccaggcaccccaggggcagttacagccccggcccaggcaccccaggggcagctacagccccggcccaggcaccccaggggcagctacagccccggcccaggcaccccaggggcagctacagccccggcccaggcaccccaggggcagctacagccccgacccaggcaccccaggggcagctacagccccgacccaggcaccccaggggcagttacagccccgacccaggcaccccaggggcagttacagccccggcccaggcaccccaggggcaactacagccccggcccaggcaccccaggggcagttacagccccgacccaggcaccccaggggcagttacagccccgacccaggcaccccaggggcagttacagccccgacccaggcaccccaggggcagttacagccccggcccaggcaccccaggggcaactacagccccggcccaggcaccccaggggcagctacagccccggcccaggcaccccaggggcagttacagccccggcccaggcaccccaggggcaactacagccccggcccaggcaccccaggggcagctacagccccggcccaggcaccccaggggcagttacagccccggcccaggcaccccaggggcaactacagccccggcccaggcaccccaggggcagctacagccccggcccaggcaccccaggggcaGCTACAGCCCCGGAACAAGTTGCCCTCAGTCAGAACAAATACCCCAGGCTCAGtataaccccccatacacaatagccccTCCTTACCCTGCTGCACATTGGGGTACCGCACCCCCAGAGGAGGAGGCTTGCACCCACACCCCTTGGCGGCAGGTTGGCACCCCGGCTCCCGGTAGTTCTCAGCGTTGCCCCCCGGCGGCCGGAGCATGGAAGCCCGGAGCCCCAGTACGAAGCGATCGAAGGTAAGGTACCCATCCGGGGGAGCGACCCTCCGCAGGCACTGCAGCACCCCTGGGGGGAGATCCCGGGTCTCCGCTCCCTGCCAGCGGCTCTCTATCTCCGCGATATGCACCGAGCCCCTCCGCCGGTCATCCAGGATATCGAACAGCGTGCGGAGACTGAGCAGAAAGGCCCGGGGCAGCCCCAGGGAACCGGCCTCCCCACTCCGCTCCATCCCGCAGCCGGACTGAGAGCTCCCCGGTACCCGCACCCAGCGCCTCCCATTGGCTGCAGCGCTACCCCTCTCGCCTCCCATTGGCTGCCGCTACACCCCGCCCGGCGCTGATTGGCCGAGCCCTGTGAGCCATCCAGTTTGATTTTTGTTTCTGCAGGAGGAAGTGAATGAAATGGGATTcgtatgtccccccccccccggcccttccAACTGCCTATGGGGCTCACAGGGCCCCTCTCAGCGTACCGGGGGCTGGGGAtaactgagtgtgagtgtgtctgtgtgtctgtgtgtgagtgtgtctgtgtgtctgtgtgtgagtgtgtctgtgtgtgagtgtgtgagtgtgtgagtgtgtgagtgtgtgtgtgtgtgtctgtgtgtgtgtgtgtgagtgtgtctgtgtgtgagtgtgagtgtgtctgtgtgtgtgtgtgtctgtgtgtgagtgtgagtgtgtctgtgtgtgagtgtgagtgtgtctgtgtgtgagtgtgagtgtgtctgtgtgtgagtgtgtgtgtctgtgtgtgagtgtgtctgtgtgtgagtgtgtgagtgtgtgtgtgtgtgtctgtgtgtgtgtgtgagtgtgtctgtgtgtgagtgtgagtgtgtctgtgtgtgtgtgtgtctgtgtgtgtgtctgtgtgtgagtgtgagtgtgagtgtgtctgtgtgtgagtgtgtgtgtgtctgtgtgtgagtgtgagtgtgtctgtgtgtgagtgtgagtgtgtctgtgtgtgagtgtgagtgtgtctgtgtgtgtgtctgtgtgtgagtgtgagtgtgtctgtgtgtgagtgtgtgtgtgtctgtgtgtgagtgtgagtgtgtctgtgtgtgagtgtgagtgtgtctgtgtgtgagtgtgtgtgtctgtgtgtgagtgtgtgtgtctgtgtgtgagtgtgtgtgtctgtgtgtgagtgtgtgtgtgtgagtgtgagtgtgtctgtgtgtgagtgtgtctgtgtgtgagtgtgagtgtgtctgtgtgtgagtgtgtgtgtgtgagtgtgagtgtgtctgtgtgtgagtgtgtgtgtgtgagtgtgagtgtgtctgtgtgtgagtgtgtgtgtgtgtctgtgtgtgagtgtgtgtgagtgtgagtgtgtctgtgtgtgtgagtgtgagtgtgtctgtgtgtgagtgtgtctgtgtgtgagtgtgagtgtgtctgtgtgtgtgtgagtgtgtctgtgtgtgagtgtgagtgtgtgtctgtgtgtgagtgtgtctgtgtgtgagtgtgtctgtgtgtgagtgtgtgtctgtgtgtgagtgtgagtgtgtctgtgtgtgagtgtgtctgtgtgtgagtgtgtctgtgtgtggtgtgagtgtgtctgtgtgtgagtgtgagtgtgtctgtgtgtgagtgtgtctgtgtgtgtctgtgtgtgagtgtgtctgtgtgtgagtgtgagtgtgtctgtgtgtgagtgtgagtgtgtctgtgtgtgagtgtgtgtgtctgtgaatgagtgtgtctgtttgtgagtgtgagtgtgtgtgtgtgtgtgagtgtgtctgtgtgtgagtgtgctgtgtgtgagtgtgtgtgtgtctgtgtgtgagtgtgagtgtgtctgtgtgtgagtgtgtgtgtgtgtgagtgtgagtgtgtctgtgtgtgagtgtgtgtgtctgtgaatgagtgtgtctgtgtgtgagtgtgagtgtgtgtgtgagtgtgtctgtgtgtgagtgtgtctgtgtgtgtctgtgtgtgagtgtgtctgtgtgtgagtgtgagtgtgtctgtgtgtgtgagtgtgagtgtgtctgtgtgtgagtgtgtctgtgtgtgagtgtgagtgtgtctgtgtgtgagtgtgtctgtgtgtgagtgtgtgtgtctgtgtgtgagtgtgagtgtgagtgtgtctgtgtgtgagtgtgtgtgtctgtgtgtgagtgtgtgtgagtgtgtctgtgtgtgagtgtgagtgtgagtgtgtctgtgtgtgtgagtgtgagtgtgtctgtgtgtgagtgtgtctgtgtgtgagtgtgagtgtgtctgtgtgtgagtgtgtgtgtgtctgtgtgtgagtgtgtctgtgtgtgagtgtgtctgtgtgtgagtgtgagtgtgtctgtgtgtgagtgtgtctgtgtgtgagtgtgtctgtgtgtgagtgtgagtgtgtctgtgtgtgagtgtgagtgtgtctgtgaatgagtgtgtctgtgtgtgagtgtgtctgtgtgtgtgagtgtgagtgtgtctgtgtgtgagtgtgtctgtgtgtgtctgtgtgtgtctgtgtgtgagtgtgtctgtgtgtgtgagtgtgagtgtgtctgtgtgtgagtgtgtctgtgtgtgagtgtgtctgtgtgtgagtgtgtctgtgtctgtgtgtgagtgtgagtgtgtctgtgtgtgagtgtgagtgtgtctg from Xenopus tropicalis strain Nigerian chromosome 8, UCB_Xtro_10.0, whole genome shotgun sequence encodes:
- the sapcd2 gene encoding suppressor APC domain-containing protein 2 isoform X1; protein product: MERSGEAGSLGLPRAFLLSLRTLFDILDDRRRGSVHIAEIESRWQGAETRDLPPGVLQCLRRVAPPDGYLTFDRFVLGLRASMLRPPGGNAENYREPGCQPAAKGCGCKPPPLGVRYPNVQQGGEAKGMCRSRSEASREGLTDQCKHQRGRGEPRRHTITNGVDYGLLKKMKELEQEKDFLLQGLEMVERARDWYLQQVQVVQEQQRNLGKSPTDYFCEGKSSSLNLRLPKLQEVNRCLGELIAAGKQSSAPCPSTHAGPAPAPPGQQAVTMLKEQNRLLTKEVSEKSDRITQLEQEKSALIKQLFEARARGAPESNPMDSTFI
- the sapcd2 gene encoding suppressor APC domain-containing protein 2 isoform X2, translating into MERSGEAGSLGLPRAFLLSLRTLFDILDDRRRGSVHIAEIESRWQGAETRDLPPGVLQCLRRVAPPDGYLTFDRFVLGLRASMLRPPGGNAENYREPGCQPAAKGCGCKPPPLGVRYPNVQQGGEAKGMCRSRSEASREGLTDQCKHQRGRGEPRRHTITNGVDYGLLKKMKELEQEKDFLLQGLEMVERARDWYLQQVQVVQEQQRNLGKSPTDYFCEGKSSSLNLRLPKLQEVNRCLGELIAAGKSSAPCPSTHAGPAPAPPGQQAVTMLKEQNRLLTKEVSEKSDRITQLEQEKSALIKQLFEARARGAPESNPMDSTFI